In one Rhinopithecus roxellana isolate Shanxi Qingling chromosome 1, ASM756505v1, whole genome shotgun sequence genomic region, the following are encoded:
- the USP19 gene encoding ubiquitin carboxyl-terminal hydrolase 19 isoform X21, translating to MSGGASATGPRRGPPGLEDATSKKKQKDRANQESKDGDPRKGACEDPHDLLATPPPELLLDWRQSAEEVIVKLHVGVGPLQLEDVDAAFTDTDCVVRFAGGQQWGGVFYAEIKSSCAKVQTRKGSLLHLTLPKKVPMLTWPSLLKKPLGTQELVPGLQCQENGQELSPTALEPGPEPHRAKQEARNQKRAQGRGEVGSGAGPGAQAGPSAKRAVHLCRGPEGEGSRDDPGPRGDAPPFVADPATQVEADEQLCIPPVNPQTCLLGSEENLALLAGEKAVSPGNDPVSPAMVQSRNPGKDDRAKEEMAVAADAATLVDGKEPESMVNLAFVKNDSYEKGPDSVVVHVYVKEICRDTSRVLFREQDFTLIFQTRDGNFLRLHPGCGPHTIFRWQVKLRNLIEPEQCTFCFTASRIDICLRKRQSQRWGGLEAPATRGAVGGAKVAVPTGPTPLDSTPPGGAPHPLTGQEEARAMEKDKSKARSEDTGLESVATRTPMEHVTPKPETHLASPKPTCMVPPMPHSPVSGDSVEEEEEEEKKVCLPGFTGLVNLGNTCFMNSVIQSLSNTRELRDFFHDRSFEAEINYNNPLGTGGRLAIGFAVLLRALWKGTHHAFQPSKLKAIVASKASQFTGYAQHDAQEFMAFLLDGLHEDLNRIQNKPYTETVDSDGRPDEVVAEEAWQRHKMRNDSFIVDLFQGQYKSKLVCPVCAKVSITFDPFLYLPVPLPQKQKVLPVFYFAREPHSKPIKFLVSVSKENSTASEVLDSLSQSVRVKPENLRLAEVIKNRFHRVFLPSHSLDTVSPSDMLLCFELLSPELAKERIVVLEVQQRPQVPSVPISKCAACQRKQQSEDEKLKRCTRCYRVGYCNQLCQKTHWPDHKGLCRPENIGYPFLVSVPASRLTYARLAQLLEGYARYSVSVFQPPFQPGRMALESQSPGCTTLLSTGSLEAGDSERDPIQPPELQLVTPMAEGDTGLPRVWAAPDRGPVPSTSGISSEILASGPTEVGSLPAGERVSRPEAAVPGYQHPSEAMNAHTPQFFIYKIDSSNREQRLEDKGDTPLELGDDCSLALVWRNNERLQEFVLVASKELECAEDPGSAGEAARAGHFTLDQCLNLFTRPEVLAPEEAWYCPQCKQHREASKQLLLWRLPNVLIVQLKRFSFRSFIWRDKINDLVEFPVRNLDLSKFCIGQKEEQLPSYDLYAVINHYGGMIGGHYTACARLPNDRSSQRSDVGWRLFDDSTVTTVDESQVVTRYAYVLFYRRRNSPVERPPRAGHSEHHPDLGPAAEAAASQASRIWQELEAEEEPVPEGPGPLGPWGPQDWVGPPPRGPTTPDEGCLRYFVLGTVAALVALVLNVFYPLVSQSRWR from the exons ATGTCTGGCGGGGCCAGTGCCACAGGCCCAAGGAGAGGGCCCCCAGGACTGGAGGACGCAACTAGTAAGAAGAAGCAGAAGGATCGAGCAAACCAGGAGAGCAAGGATGGAGATCCCAGGAAAG GAGCTTGTGAAGACCCTCATGATCTCTTGGCTACTCCCCCTCCAGAGTTGTTGCTCGATTGGAGGCAGAGTGCAGAAGAGGTGATTGTCAAGCTTCATGTGGGAGTAGGTCCCCTGCAGCTGGAGGATGTAGATGCTGCTTTCACAGATACGGACTGTGTGGTGCGGTTTGCAG GTGGTCAGCAGTGGGGTGGTGTCTTCTATGCTGAGATAAAAAGCTCTTGTGCTAAAGTGCAAACCCGCAAGGGCAGTCTCCTGCACCTGACACTGCCCAAAAAGGTGCCTATGCTCACATGGCCCTCCCTCCTG AAGAAACCTCTAGGGACCCAGGAGCTGGTGCCGGGGCTGCAGTGCCAGGAGAATGGGCAGGAACTGTCTCCCACTGCCCTGGAGCCAGGCCCTGAGCCCCACCGGGCTAAGCAGGAGGCCCGGAACCAGAAGCGGGCCCAGGGCCGTGGTGAGGTAGGCTCAGGGGCTGGCCCCGGGGCCCAGGCAGGGCCCAGCGCCAAGAGGGCTGTGCATCTCTGCAGAGGGCCAGAGGGGGAGGGGTCCAGGGATGACCCTGGACCCCGGGGTGATGCCCCACCCTTCGTGGCTGACCCGGCCACCCAG GTTGAGGCTGATGAACAGCTTTGCATACCACCGGTGAACCCCCAaacctgcctcctgggctcagaggaGAATTTAGCCCTTTTGGCAGGAGAGAAAGCAGTGTCTCCTGGGAATGACCCAGTCTCTCCAGCCATGGTCCAGAGCAGAAACCCTGGGAAAGATGACCGTGCCAAGGAGGAGATGGCAGTGGCAGCAGATGCTGCAACCTTGGTGGATGGTAAAG AGCCCGAGTCGATGGTGAACCTGGCATTTGTCAAGAATGACTCGTATGAGAAGGGCCCGGATTCAGTGGTGGTGCACGTGTACGTGAAGGAGATCTGCAGGGACACCTCGAGAGTACTTTTTCGTGAGCAGGACTTCACACTCATCTTCCAGACCAG GGATGGAAACTTCCTGAGGCTGCACCCAGGCTGTGGGCCCCACACCATCTTCCGTTGGCAGGTGAAGCTCAG GAATCTGATTGAGCCAGAGCAGTGCACCTTCTGTTTCACGGCTTCTCGCATCGACATCTGCCTTCGTAAGAGGCAGAGTCAGCGCTGGGGGGGCCTGGAGGCCCCAGCTACACGAG GTGCAGTGGGTGGTGCAAAGGTTGCCGTGCCGACAGGTCCAACCCCTCTGGATTCAACCCCACCAGGAGgtgctccccaccccctgacaggccagGAGGAGGCCCGGGCTATGGAGAAGGATAAATCCAAGGCACGATCTGAGGACACAGGGCTAGAGAGTGTGGCAACCCGCACACCTATGGAGCATGTAACCCCAAAGCCAGAGACACACCTGGCCTCG CCCAAGCCTACATGTATGGTGCCTCCCATGCCCCACAGCCCAGTTAGTGGAGATAgcgtggaggaggaggaagaggaagagaagaaagtgtGTCTGCCAGGCTTCACTGGCCTTGTCAATTTAGGCAACACCTGCTTCATGAACAGCGTCATTCAGTCTCTGTCCAACACTCGGGAACTCCGGGACTTCTTCCATG ACCGCTCCTTTGAGGCTGAGATCAACTACAACAACCCACTGGGGACTGGTGGGCGTCTGGCCATTGGCTTTGCTGTGCTGCTTCGGGCTCTGTGGAAGGGCACCCACCATGCCTTCCAGCCTTCCAAGTTGAAG GCCATTGTGGCGAGTAAGGCCAGCCAGTTCACAGGCTATGCGCAGCATGAtgcccaggagttcatggcttTCCTGCTGGATGGGCTGCACGAGGACCTGAATCGCATTCAGAACAAGCCCTACACAGAGACCGTGGACTCAGATGGTCGGCCTGATGAG GTGGTAGCTGAGGAAGCATGGCAGCGGCACAAGATGAGGAATGACTCTTTCATCGTGGACCTATTTCAGGGGCAGTACAAGTCGAAGCTGGTGTGCCCTGTGTGTGCTAAG GTCTCCATCACTTTTGACCCGTTTCTTTATCTGCCGGTGCCCTTGCCACAAAAGCAAAAGGTTCTCCCTGTCTTTTATTTTGCCCGAGAGCCCCACAGCAAGCCCATTAAG TTCCTGGTGAGCGTCAGCAAGGAGAACTCCACTGCCAGTGAAGTATTGGACTCCCTCTCTCAAAGCGTTCGTGTGAAGCCTGAGAATCTGCGTTTGGCGGAG GTAATTAAGAATCGTTTCCATCGTGTGTTCCTGCCCTCCCACTCACTGGACACTGTGTCCCCATCTGATATGCTCCTCTGCTTTGAGCTGCTATCCCCAGAGTTGGCTAAGGAGCGGATAGTGGTGCTAGAGGTGCAACAG CGCCCCCAGGTGCCCAGCGTCCCCATCTCCAAGTGTGCAGCCTGCCAGCGGAAGCAACAGTCGGAGGATGAAAAACTGAAGCGCTGTACCCGGTGCTACCGTGTGGGCTACTGCAACCA GCTCTGCCAGAAAACCCACTGGCCTGACCACAAGGGCCTCTGCCGACCCGAGAACATTGGCTACCCCTTCCTGGTCAGTGTACCTGCCTCACGCCTCACTTACGCCCGCCTCGCTCAGCTGCTAGAGGGCTATGCCCG GTACTCTGTGAGTGTATTCCAGCCACCCTTTCAGCCTGGCCGCATGGCCTTGGAGTCTCAGAGCCCTGGCTGCACCACACTGCTCTCCACTGGCTCCTTGGAGGCTGGGGACAGTGAGAGGGACCCCATTCAGCCACCTGAGCTCCAGCTGGTGACCCCTATGGCTGAGGGGGACACAGGGCTTCCCCGGGTGTGGGCAGCCCCTGACCGGGGTCCTGTGCCCAGCACCAGTGGAATTTCTTCTGAGATACTGGCCAGTGGGCCCACTGAGGTTGGCTCCTTGCCTGCTGGCGAGAGGGTGTCCCGACCCGAAG CCGCTGTGCCTGGGTACCAGCACCCAAGTGAAGCTATGAATGCCCACACACCAcagttcttcatctataaaattgacTCATCCAACCGAGAGCAGCGGCTAGAGGACAAAG GAGATACCCCACTGGAGCTGGGTGACGATTGTAGCCTGGCTCTCGTCTGGCGGAACAATGAGCGCTTGCAGGAGTTTGTGTTGGTAGCCTCCAAGGAGCTGGAATGTGCTGAGGATCCAGGCTCTGCTGGTGAGGCTGCCCGGGCCGGCCACTTCACCCTGGACCAGTGCCTCAACCTCTTCACACGGCCTGAGGTGCTGGCACCCGAGGAGGCCTG GTACTGCCCACAGTGCAAACAGCACCGTGAGGCCTCCAAGCAGCTGTTGCTATGGCGCCtgccaaatgttctcattgtgcAGCTCAAGCGCTTCTCCTTTCGTAGTTTTATCTGGCGTGACAAGATCAATGACTTGGTGGAGTTCCCTGTTCG GAACCTGGACCTGAGCAAGTTCTGCATTGGTCAGAAAGAGGAGCAGCTGCCCAGCTATGATCTGTATGCTGTTATCAACCACTATGGAGGCATGATTGGTGGCCACTACACTGCCTGTGCACGCCTGCCCAATGATCGTAGCAGTCAGCGCAGTGACGTGG GCTGGCGCTTGTTTGATGACAGCACGGTGACAACGGTAGACGAGAGCCAGGTTGTGACGCGTTATGCCTATGTACTCTTCTACCGCCGGCGGAACTCTCCTGTGGAGAGGCCCCCCAGGGCAGGTCACTCTGAGCACCACCCAGACCTAGGCCCTGCAGCTGAGGCTGCTGCCAGCCAG GCTTCCCGGATTtggcaggagctggaggctgaggaggagccGGTACCTGAGGGGCCTGGGCCCCTGGGTCCCTGGGGGCCCCAAGACTGGGTGGGCCCCCCGCCACGTGGCCCTACCACACCAGATGAGGGCTGCCTCCGGTACTTTGTCCTGGGCACCGTGGCGGCTTTGGTGGCCCTCGTGCTCAACGTGTTCTATCCTCTGGTATCCCAGAGTCGCTGGAGATGA
- the USP19 gene encoding ubiquitin carboxyl-terminal hydrolase 19 isoform X9 has translation MSGGASATGPRRGPPGLEDATSKKKQKDRANQESKDGDPRKETGSRYVAQAGLELLASGDPSASASCTAGITGSRHHSRLFFPSLSGSASTPREEQTKEELLLDWRQSAEEVIVKLHVGVGPLQLEDVDAAFTDTDCVVRFAGGQQWGGVFYAEIKSSCAKVQTRKGSLLHLTLPKKVPMLTWPSLLKKPLGTQELVPGLQCQENGQELSPTALEPGPEPHRAKQEARNQKRAQGRGEVGSGAGPGAQAGPSAKRAVHLCRGPEGEGSRDDPGPRGDAPPFVADPATQVEADEQLCIPPVNPQTCLLGSEENLALLAGEKAVSPGNDPVSPAMVQSRNPGKDDRAKEEMAVAADAATLVDEPESMVNLAFVKNDSYEKGPDSVVVHVYVKEICRDTSRVLFREQDFTLIFQTRDGNFLRLHPGCGPHTIFRWQVKLRNLIEPEQCTFCFTASRIDICLRKRQSQRWGGLEAPATRVGGAKVAVPTGPTPLDSTPPGGAPHPLTGQEEARAMEKDKSKARSEDTGLESVATRTPMEHVTPKPETHLASPKPTCMVPPMPHSPVSGDSVEEEEEEEKKVCLPGFTGLVNLGNTCFMNSVIQSLSNTRELRDFFHDRSFEAEINYNNPLGTGGRLAIGFAVLLRALWKGTHHAFQPSKLKAIVASKASQFTGYAQHDAQEFMAFLLDGLHEDLNRIQNKPYTETVDSDGRPDEVVAEEAWQRHKMRNDSFIVDLFQGQYKSKLVCPVCAKVSITFDPFLYLPVPLPQKQKVLPVFYFAREPHSKPIKFLVSVSKENSTASEVLDSLSQSVRVKPENLRLAEVIKNRFHRVFLPSHSLDTVSPSDMLLCFELLSPELAKERIVVLEVQQRPQVPSVPISKCAACQRKQQSEDEKLKRCTRCYRVGYCNQLCQKTHWPDHKGLCRPENIGYPFLVSVPASRLTYARLAQLLEGYARYSVSVFQPPFQPGRMALESQSPGCTTLLSTGSLEAGDSERDPIQPPELQLVTPMAEGDTGLPRVWAAPDRGPVPSTSGISSEILASGPTEVGSLPAGERVSRPEAAVPGYQHPSEAMNAHTPQFFIYKIDSSNREQRLEDKGDTPLELGDDCSLALVWRNNERLQEFVLVASKELECAEDPGSAGEAARAGHFTLDQCLNLFTRPEVLAPEEAWYCPQCKQHREASKQLLLWRLPNVLIVQLKRFSFRSFIWRDKINDLVEFPVRNLDLSKFCIGQKEEQLPSYDLYAVINHYGGMIGGHYTACARLPNDRSSQRSDVGWRLFDDSTVTTVDESQVVTRYAYVLFYRRRNSPVERPPRAGHSEHHPDLGPAAEAAASQASRIWQELEAEEEPVPEGPGPLGPWGPQDWVGPPPRGPTTPDEGCLRYFVLGTVAALVALVLNVFYPLVSQSRWR, from the exons ATGTCTGGCGGGGCCAGTGCCACAGGCCCAAGGAGAGGGCCCCCAGGACTGGAGGACGCAACTAGTAAGAAGAAGCAGAAGGATCGAGCAAACCAGGAGAGCAAGGATGGAGATCCCAGGAAAG agacagggtctcgatatgttgcccaggctggtcttgaacttctggcctcaggtgatccttctgcctcagcctcctgcacagctgggatcacaggctcacgccaccattCCCGGCTGTTCTTTCCTTCGTTGTCAGGGTCAGCATCCACTCCTCGAGAGGAGCAGACCAAAGAGG AGTTGTTGCTCGATTGGAGGCAGAGTGCAGAAGAGGTGATTGTCAAGCTTCATGTGGGAGTAGGTCCCCTGCAGCTGGAGGATGTAGATGCTGCTTTCACAGATACGGACTGTGTGGTGCGGTTTGCAG GTGGTCAGCAGTGGGGTGGTGTCTTCTATGCTGAGATAAAAAGCTCTTGTGCTAAAGTGCAAACCCGCAAGGGCAGTCTCCTGCACCTGACACTGCCCAAAAAGGTGCCTATGCTCACATGGCCCTCCCTCCTG AAGAAACCTCTAGGGACCCAGGAGCTGGTGCCGGGGCTGCAGTGCCAGGAGAATGGGCAGGAACTGTCTCCCACTGCCCTGGAGCCAGGCCCTGAGCCCCACCGGGCTAAGCAGGAGGCCCGGAACCAGAAGCGGGCCCAGGGCCGTGGTGAGGTAGGCTCAGGGGCTGGCCCCGGGGCCCAGGCAGGGCCCAGCGCCAAGAGGGCTGTGCATCTCTGCAGAGGGCCAGAGGGGGAGGGGTCCAGGGATGACCCTGGACCCCGGGGTGATGCCCCACCCTTCGTGGCTGACCCGGCCACCCAG GTTGAGGCTGATGAACAGCTTTGCATACCACCGGTGAACCCCCAaacctgcctcctgggctcagaggaGAATTTAGCCCTTTTGGCAGGAGAGAAAGCAGTGTCTCCTGGGAATGACCCAGTCTCTCCAGCCATGGTCCAGAGCAGAAACCCTGGGAAAGATGACCGTGCCAAGGAGGAGATGGCAGTGGCAGCAGATGCTGCAACCTTGGTGGATG AGCCCGAGTCGATGGTGAACCTGGCATTTGTCAAGAATGACTCGTATGAGAAGGGCCCGGATTCAGTGGTGGTGCACGTGTACGTGAAGGAGATCTGCAGGGACACCTCGAGAGTACTTTTTCGTGAGCAGGACTTCACACTCATCTTCCAGACCAG GGATGGAAACTTCCTGAGGCTGCACCCAGGCTGTGGGCCCCACACCATCTTCCGTTGGCAGGTGAAGCTCAG GAATCTGATTGAGCCAGAGCAGTGCACCTTCTGTTTCACGGCTTCTCGCATCGACATCTGCCTTCGTAAGAGGCAGAGTCAGCGCTGGGGGGGCCTGGAGGCCCCAGCTACACGAG TGGGTGGTGCAAAGGTTGCCGTGCCGACAGGTCCAACCCCTCTGGATTCAACCCCACCAGGAGgtgctccccaccccctgacaggccagGAGGAGGCCCGGGCTATGGAGAAGGATAAATCCAAGGCACGATCTGAGGACACAGGGCTAGAGAGTGTGGCAACCCGCACACCTATGGAGCATGTAACCCCAAAGCCAGAGACACACCTGGCCTCG CCCAAGCCTACATGTATGGTGCCTCCCATGCCCCACAGCCCAGTTAGTGGAGATAgcgtggaggaggaggaagaggaagagaagaaagtgtGTCTGCCAGGCTTCACTGGCCTTGTCAATTTAGGCAACACCTGCTTCATGAACAGCGTCATTCAGTCTCTGTCCAACACTCGGGAACTCCGGGACTTCTTCCATG ACCGCTCCTTTGAGGCTGAGATCAACTACAACAACCCACTGGGGACTGGTGGGCGTCTGGCCATTGGCTTTGCTGTGCTGCTTCGGGCTCTGTGGAAGGGCACCCACCATGCCTTCCAGCCTTCCAAGTTGAAG GCCATTGTGGCGAGTAAGGCCAGCCAGTTCACAGGCTATGCGCAGCATGAtgcccaggagttcatggcttTCCTGCTGGATGGGCTGCACGAGGACCTGAATCGCATTCAGAACAAGCCCTACACAGAGACCGTGGACTCAGATGGTCGGCCTGATGAG GTGGTAGCTGAGGAAGCATGGCAGCGGCACAAGATGAGGAATGACTCTTTCATCGTGGACCTATTTCAGGGGCAGTACAAGTCGAAGCTGGTGTGCCCTGTGTGTGCTAAG GTCTCCATCACTTTTGACCCGTTTCTTTATCTGCCGGTGCCCTTGCCACAAAAGCAAAAGGTTCTCCCTGTCTTTTATTTTGCCCGAGAGCCCCACAGCAAGCCCATTAAG TTCCTGGTGAGCGTCAGCAAGGAGAACTCCACTGCCAGTGAAGTATTGGACTCCCTCTCTCAAAGCGTTCGTGTGAAGCCTGAGAATCTGCGTTTGGCGGAG GTAATTAAGAATCGTTTCCATCGTGTGTTCCTGCCCTCCCACTCACTGGACACTGTGTCCCCATCTGATATGCTCCTCTGCTTTGAGCTGCTATCCCCAGAGTTGGCTAAGGAGCGGATAGTGGTGCTAGAGGTGCAACAG CGCCCCCAGGTGCCCAGCGTCCCCATCTCCAAGTGTGCAGCCTGCCAGCGGAAGCAACAGTCGGAGGATGAAAAACTGAAGCGCTGTACCCGGTGCTACCGTGTGGGCTACTGCAACCA GCTCTGCCAGAAAACCCACTGGCCTGACCACAAGGGCCTCTGCCGACCCGAGAACATTGGCTACCCCTTCCTGGTCAGTGTACCTGCCTCACGCCTCACTTACGCCCGCCTCGCTCAGCTGCTAGAGGGCTATGCCCG GTACTCTGTGAGTGTATTCCAGCCACCCTTTCAGCCTGGCCGCATGGCCTTGGAGTCTCAGAGCCCTGGCTGCACCACACTGCTCTCCACTGGCTCCTTGGAGGCTGGGGACAGTGAGAGGGACCCCATTCAGCCACCTGAGCTCCAGCTGGTGACCCCTATGGCTGAGGGGGACACAGGGCTTCCCCGGGTGTGGGCAGCCCCTGACCGGGGTCCTGTGCCCAGCACCAGTGGAATTTCTTCTGAGATACTGGCCAGTGGGCCCACTGAGGTTGGCTCCTTGCCTGCTGGCGAGAGGGTGTCCCGACCCGAAG CCGCTGTGCCTGGGTACCAGCACCCAAGTGAAGCTATGAATGCCCACACACCAcagttcttcatctataaaattgacTCATCCAACCGAGAGCAGCGGCTAGAGGACAAAG GAGATACCCCACTGGAGCTGGGTGACGATTGTAGCCTGGCTCTCGTCTGGCGGAACAATGAGCGCTTGCAGGAGTTTGTGTTGGTAGCCTCCAAGGAGCTGGAATGTGCTGAGGATCCAGGCTCTGCTGGTGAGGCTGCCCGGGCCGGCCACTTCACCCTGGACCAGTGCCTCAACCTCTTCACACGGCCTGAGGTGCTGGCACCCGAGGAGGCCTG GTACTGCCCACAGTGCAAACAGCACCGTGAGGCCTCCAAGCAGCTGTTGCTATGGCGCCtgccaaatgttctcattgtgcAGCTCAAGCGCTTCTCCTTTCGTAGTTTTATCTGGCGTGACAAGATCAATGACTTGGTGGAGTTCCCTGTTCG GAACCTGGACCTGAGCAAGTTCTGCATTGGTCAGAAAGAGGAGCAGCTGCCCAGCTATGATCTGTATGCTGTTATCAACCACTATGGAGGCATGATTGGTGGCCACTACACTGCCTGTGCACGCCTGCCCAATGATCGTAGCAGTCAGCGCAGTGACGTGG GCTGGCGCTTGTTTGATGACAGCACGGTGACAACGGTAGACGAGAGCCAGGTTGTGACGCGTTATGCCTATGTACTCTTCTACCGCCGGCGGAACTCTCCTGTGGAGAGGCCCCCCAGGGCAGGTCACTCTGAGCACCACCCAGACCTAGGCCCTGCAGCTGAGGCTGCTGCCAGCCAG GCTTCCCGGATTtggcaggagctggaggctgaggaggagccGGTACCTGAGGGGCCTGGGCCCCTGGGTCCCTGGGGGCCCCAAGACTGGGTGGGCCCCCCGCCACGTGGCCCTACCACACCAGATGAGGGCTGCCTCCGGTACTTTGTCCTGGGCACCGTGGCGGCTTTGGTGGCCCTCGTGCTCAACGTGTTCTATCCTCTGGTATCCCAGAGTCGCTGGAGATGA